From the genome of Tachysurus vachellii isolate PV-2020 chromosome 2, HZAU_Pvac_v1, whole genome shotgun sequence, one region includes:
- the myoz2b gene encoding myozenin-2b produces MSRFSTLSAQERKKQAAAICSEIHGTTNGDTMDLGKKLSVPKDIMLEELSLLSNRGSRLFRMRQRRSEKYTFESIQNEANTILNSEGQTENAENKTTNTSEARNSANPEEIAPGYGGPLKNVPPERFNATALPKSYHSPWEEAIINDPALADTLNLQMPAPEPRPEMPDYKSFNRVAIPYGGFEKAPRGITFKVPEIDLNPPRYPELQDPTAKRPTFNRTAQGWISDGVPLILPTIPVEPLEMPESDDL; encoded by the exons ATGTCACGCTTCAGCACACTTTCAGCtcaggagagaaagaaacaagcGGCGGCCATTTGCAGTGAAATCCACGGCACGACCAACG GTGATACAATGGATCTAGGTAAAAAGCTCTCTGTCCCTAAAGACATCATGCTGGAGgagctctctctcctctctaacCGCGGCTCACGCCTCTTCAGAATGAGACAGCGCAGATCTGAGAAATACACCTTCGAAAGTATTCAAAATGAAGCTAACACCATCTTAAAT AGTGAAGGTCAGACtgaaaatgcagaaaacaaaactacaaacactTCAGAAGCCAGAAACTCAGCTAACCCTGAGGAGATTGCACCAG GTTATGGAGGTCCTCTGAAGAATGTTCCTCCAGAGAGGTTCAATGCTACGGCTTTGCCCAAATCCTACCACTCCCCCTGGGAGGAGGCCATCATTAACGACCCAGCTCTGGCTGACACACTGAATCTCCAAATGCCTGCTCCAGAACCCAGACCTGAGATGCCTGATTACAAGAGCTTTAACAG GGTGGCCATACCGTATGGAGGATTTGAGAAAGCTCCTCGAGGTATCACCTTCAAGGTTCCAGAGATTGACCTGAACCCACCGAGGTACCCAGAGCTGCAGGACCCTACAGCCAAGAGGCCAACCTTCAACCGCACAGCTCAGGGATGGATCTCTGATGGCGTTCCTCTCATCTTACCCACAATCCCTGTGGAGCCGCTGGAGATGCCTGAGTCTGATGACctgtaa
- the synpo2b gene encoding synaptopodin-2 — MEHLPQTKGKGVLMFARRRQRIDEIAAEHEDLRSKGIPVEAFVEPEIDTSLKTQVDIPPVQQNEQGKHQLKYQDHQTQQQIFLQPDTRINGLDSCQDSSGSKPLVPNRTAKPFLSGLTQSQAQFSPDRNAPSPTIMKSESFFKVPVPVKTSPQVWSPTGDIIASRDERIAVPAIKTVILPEMKRRGKNKTNSKESPEEDYFSLGAEACNFMQAPTIRQKQPPPVLPKPTINPLCPSWSPEVQANRSPLTPSSPLPAQENWAAPHPLQSQPATKPWGHSTARSTPQQQASDYLPSKQSASYKPTWSSEQKQALTTASPSQPRFPQAKPQSISSVISCPPQSASPYVRPSKAPPISSISEIGSSDGPMLKGKGAELFARRQSRMEKFIIDAETVQANIARSPSPTLSMPSTWKYSTNVRAPPPLSYNPIVSPFYPPAAQKPSLPATSSSMKHRGNKEKPKTAPKTLTVMDVMKHQPYQLDSSLFTYSSNTETKGSSLKTSPVPPAELKQTQGFLHASSPAPSTGSGKSFQQSAKPSGPIYSRSRSMSLPRRHSSMSTVSPVSSPRFHPSHGPMDRQLSWAEAPQSPLCLVSEVFGSEDFQNPIRNSFHSSVHRRSVTEEKPMVYGPPFRPAQPLPLGSRYTTSCSLPRNFSPLSQKVSWRM; from the exons ATGGAGCACCTTCCACAGACAAAAGGCAAAGGGGTCCTGATGTTTGCAAGACGCCGTCAAAGGATTGATGAAATAGCTGCAGAACATGAGGATCTGAGGAGTAAAGGCATACCCGTGGAAGCATTTGTGGAACCTGAGATTGACACATCATTAAAGACTCAGGTGGACATTCCTCCAGTCCAACAAAATGAACAAGGCAAGCATCAACTAAAGTATCAGGATCATCAAACACAACAGCAGATCTTTCTGCAGCCAGACACTCGTATAAATGGTCTGGACTCCTGTCAAGATTCTTCAGGATCCAAACCGCTCGTGCCCAATAGAACAGCTAAGCCTTTTCTGAGTGGTCTGACTCAATCTCAAGCTCAATTTTCTCCTGATAGAAATGCCCCAAGTCCAACAATAATGAAATCTGAAAGTTTTTTCAAGGTTCCAGTTCCAGTAAAAACAAGCCCACAGGTGTGGTCACCTACAGGAGATATAATCGCCTCTCGTGATGAACGGATTGCTGTACCAGCTATCAAGACTGTAATTCTGCctgaaatgaaaagaagaggaaaaaataaaacaaactctaAAGAATCTCCAGAGGAAGACTACTTTAGTCTTGGTGCAGAGGCTTGCAATTTCATGCAAGCTCCAACCATCAGACAGAAACAACCACCACCAGTCCTTCCCAAGCCTACAATTAATCCACTTTGCCCATCCTGGTCTCCAGAAGTTCAGGCCAATCGCAGTCCCCTTACACCATCAAGTCCTCTTCCTGCACAAGAGAACTGGGCTGCACCTCATCCACTTCAATCTCAGCCAGCTACCAAACCCTGGGGTCATTCAACAGCTCGATCCACGCCACAGCAGCAGGCGTCTGACTATTTACCATCCAAACAATCTGCTTCATATAAACCAACCTGGTCATCAGAACAAAAACAGGCACTCACTACTGCATCTCCCTCACAGCCAAGGTTCCCACAGGCTAAACCCCAAAGTATCAGTTCTGTGATTTCCTGCCCACCCCAATCAGCAAGCCCATATGTTCGTCCGTCCAAAGCTCCACCCATTTCTTCAATCTCAGAAATAGGGTCCTCTGATGGCCCAATGCTTAAGGGGAAGGGTGCAGAACTTTTTGCTAGACGACAGTCTCGTATGGAGAAGTTTATAATAGATGCTGAAACTGTCCAGGCCAACATAGCCAGATCCCCCTCACCCACCCTGTCCATGCCAAGCACCTGGAAATATTCTACCAATGTCCGagcccctcctcctctctcctatAACCCCATAGTATCACCTTTCTACCCTCCAGCAGCACAGAAGCCATCTCTTCCTGCAACAAGCTCAAGTATGAAGCACAGAGGAAACAAAGAGAAACCAAAGACTGCACCCAAAACTCTCACTGTTATGGATGTGATGAAACATCAGCCATACCAGCTGGACTCATCCCTCTTCACCTACAGCTCCAACACCGAAACGAAGGGCTCAAGCCTCAAAACATCTCCTGTCCCTCCTGCAGAGTTAAAGCAAACCCAGGGCTTTCTGCATGCTTCGTCCCCAGCCCCTTCTACAGGAAGTGGCAAGTCTTTTCAGCAAAGTGCCAAACCCAGTGGACCG ATCTACAGCCGGAGCCGCTCCATGTCCCTGCCCCGGAGACACTCCTCCATGTCCACTGTGTCTCCGGTGTCCAGTCCACGTTTCCATCCCAGCCATGGACCCATGGACAGGCAGTTGTCCTGGGCTGAAGCTCCTCAGAGCCCCCTGTGCCTAGTCAGTGAAGTCTTTGGCTCAGAAGATTTCCAGAATCCGATTAGAAACAGTTTCCACTCTTCTGTGCACAGGAGGTCGGTGACGGAGGAGAAGCCGATGGTTTACGGCCCACCGTTCAGACCAGCTCAGCCTCTTCCACTGGGCAGCAGATACACCACCAGCTGCTCTCTTCCCAGGAATTTCTCCCCTCTCTCACAGAAAGTCAGCTGGAGGATGTAG